The following coding sequences are from one Streptococcus sp. NPS 308 window:
- a CDS encoding dihydrofolate reductase family protein, whose amino-acid sequence MAVYFYGCITMDGYLADSQHRIDWLHQLGSVEDTGYDDFYRQMDITIMGKRTFEEIQDLQDVESFYQATENYVFTHDRHLPVSNYQPVAGDVVDFVHQIDKGKNVFVIGGNSLVGPLLDADLFDHLIIQIAPLILGKGVPLFTQEEGQSFYQLDSLRQFGPFAELVFSRKSQK is encoded by the coding sequence ATGGCAGTATATTTTTACGGCTGTATCACCATGGATGGCTACTTGGCAGACAGCCAGCACAGGATAGACTGGCTGCATCAGCTTGGTTCTGTAGAGGATACAGGCTATGATGACTTTTACAGGCAAATGGATATCACCATCATGGGCAAGCGTACCTTTGAGGAAATCCAAGATTTGCAAGATGTAGAAAGTTTTTATCAAGCTACGGAAAACTATGTCTTTACGCATGATAGGCACCTGCCTGTCAGCAATTACCAGCCAGTAGCTGGGGATGTGGTGGACTTTGTTCACCAGATTGACAAAGGTAAAAATGTCTTTGTGATTGGTGGTAATTCCTTGGTAGGACCGCTCTTGGATGCGGATCTTTTCGACCACCTCATTATTCAGATAGCGCCCCTTATCCTAGGAAAGGGGGTTCCCCTCTTTACCCAAGAGGAAGGGCAAAGCTTTTACCAACTGGATAGCCTCAGACAATTTGGCCCTTTTGCAGAGCTGGTTTTCAGCCGAAAAAGTCAGAAATAA
- a CDS encoding Mini-ribonuclease 3, translating into MIDVNLINGIALAFEGDAVYSMYIRRHLILKGMTKPNKLHQEATKYVSAKAQARLISLMLEEQVLTEKEEEIYKRGRNTNSHTKAKNADVVTYRMSTGFEAVMGYLHLTDNMERLETLISWCIQKVEA; encoded by the coding sequence GTGATTGATGTCAATCTCATTAACGGGATTGCGCTAGCTTTTGAAGGAGATGCGGTGTATTCTATGTATATTCGCCGTCACCTCATCCTAAAAGGCATGACCAAGCCCAATAAACTTCACCAAGAGGCGACCAAGTATGTCTCGGCCAAGGCTCAGGCTCGCCTGATTTCCCTGATGCTGGAGGAGCAAGTTTTAACGGAAAAAGAAGAAGAAATCTATAAACGTGGGCGCAATACCAATAGCCACACAAAGGCTAAAAATGCAGATGTCGTAACTTATCGGATGTCGACTGGCTTTGAAGCGGTCATGGGTTATCTTCATCTGACTGATAATATGGAGCGTCTAGAGACCTTGATTTCGTGGTGTATCCAAAAAGTGGAGGCGTAG
- a CDS encoding metal-dependent transcriptional regulator, translating to MTPNKEDYLKCIYEIGTEMQKITNKEIAARMQVSPPAVTEMIKRMKSENLILKDKENGYLLTDIGLKLVSELYRKHRLIEVFLVHHLDYTSDQIHEEAEVLEHTVSDLFVERLDKLLGFPQTCPHGGTIPAKGELLVEINNLPLADVQEAGTYLLTRVHDSFELLKYLEKHEIHIGDQVKVKQFDNFSNTFTLVNKGEDLQVSIDIAKQLYVEKIN from the coding sequence ATGACTCCAAATAAAGAAGACTACCTAAAATGTATTTATGAAATCGGTACGGAAATGCAAAAAATCACCAATAAGGAAATTGCTGCCCGTATGCAAGTCTCTCCACCTGCCGTAACAGAGATGATCAAACGCATGAAAAGTGAAAATCTCATCCTCAAGGATAAGGAGAATGGCTATCTATTGACAGATATTGGGCTCAAACTAGTCTCCGAGCTCTATCGCAAACACCGGTTGATTGAGGTCTTTCTAGTTCACCATCTCGACTATACCAGCGATCAAATCCACGAGGAAGCTGAAGTCCTAGAGCACACTGTATCCGACCTCTTCGTAGAGAGACTGGATAAACTGCTGGGCTTCCCTCAAACCTGCCCCCACGGAGGAACCATCCCAGCCAAGGGAGAGCTCTTGGTTGAAATCAACAACTTACCACTGGCAGACGTCCAAGAAGCTGGAACCTATCTCCTGACTCGCGTTCATGATAGTTTTGAACTACTCAAATATCTAGAAAAGCATGAAATCCATATCGGTGACCAAGTCAAAGTCAAGCAGTTTGATAATTTTTCCAATACTTTTACACTGGTCAACAAAGGTGAAGACCTCCAAGTTAGCATCGATATCGCCAAACAACTCTATGTCGAAAAAATCAACTAA
- a CDS encoding helix-turn-helix domain-containing protein, with translation MLAKELLDWFPEAQISDQPIEKLGYLTLPLTSQQWILLEETNLTEREKQLIALLTQQEQASSLNPWYSYLIEGKGQAPQTFKKIQLVYCHLSYYQQENLASWLDMMQTLFPNCQTVLQVGVQDYVFILQQDKYSSVRSILSDTIEAVEYDFGLRLSIMLGQVWSQTGYQALSDLIQAERDLFKAWWRQGHQGVHTFSQLYLWSLGEGLVDHRFIKDYLRQLILDQDQIQEIILSLWENSAVLTKTAQQLYLHRNSLQYKIDKWEELTGLQLKELTDLTLCYQLILPDIL, from the coding sequence ATGCTTGCAAAAGAATTACTAGACTGGTTTCCTGAGGCTCAGATTTCAGATCAGCCGATAGAGAAGCTAGGATATCTTACACTTCCTCTGACTTCTCAACAGTGGATTTTACTGGAGGAGACCAATCTCACTGAACGTGAAAAGCAGTTAATTGCCCTTTTAACCCAGCAGGAGCAGGCTAGTTCGCTCAATCCTTGGTATTCCTATCTGATCGAGGGAAAGGGGCAGGCGCCTCAAACTTTTAAAAAGATACAACTGGTTTATTGCCATCTATCCTATTACCAACAGGAAAATCTAGCCTCTTGGCTGGATATGATGCAGACTCTCTTTCCCAACTGCCAGACAGTGTTGCAGGTCGGAGTTCAGGACTATGTTTTTATTCTCCAGCAAGATAAATACAGCTCTGTTCGCTCAATCTTATCCGATACGATTGAGGCAGTGGAGTATGACTTTGGTCTTCGTCTGTCTATTATGTTGGGGCAGGTCTGGTCACAGACTGGGTATCAGGCTCTGTCAGATTTAATCCAAGCAGAGCGGGACTTGTTTAAGGCATGGTGGCGTCAAGGTCATCAAGGGGTTCATACTTTTTCACAGCTCTATCTCTGGAGTCTTGGGGAAGGGCTGGTTGACCATAGATTTATCAAAGACTACCTTCGTCAGTTGATTCTGGACCAAGATCAGATTCAGGAGATCATTCTTTCTCTCTGGGAAAACAGTGCTGTCTTAACTAAAACGGCCCAGCAACTCTATCTGCACCGCAATTCTCTCCAATACAAGATTGATAAATGGGAAGAATTGACAGGACTTCAGTTGAAGGAGTTGACGGATCTCACCCTTTGTTATCAGTTGATTTTACCAGATATTCTCTAA
- the tpx gene encoding thiol peroxidase, with translation MTTFLGNPVTFTGKQLQVGDKALDFSLTTTDLSKKTLADFDGKKKVLSVVPSIDTGICSTQTRRFNQELANLDNTVVLTVSMDLPFAQGRWCGAEGLDNAIMLSDYFDHSFGRDYALLINEWHLLARAVFVLDTDNVIRYVEYVDNINTEPDFEAAIAAVKELD, from the coding sequence ATGACCACTTTTCTCGGAAATCCTGTAACCTTTACAGGTAAACAACTGCAAGTCGGAGACAAGGCACTTGACTTTTCTCTTACGACAACCGATCTCTCTAAAAAAACGCTAGCTGACTTTGATGGAAAGAAAAAAGTCTTGAGTGTTGTCCCTTCTATCGATACTGGTATCTGCTCAACGCAAACACGTCGATTCAACCAAGAACTAGCTAACCTCGACAATACCGTCGTTCTTACTGTTTCTATGGACCTACCATTTGCTCAAGGACGCTGGTGTGGGGCTGAAGGTCTTGACAATGCTATCATGCTTTCAGACTACTTTGACCATTCTTTCGGGCGCGATTATGCCCTCTTGATTAACGAATGGCATCTCCTTGCACGTGCTGTCTTTGTTCTCGATACTGACAATGTCATCCGTTACGTGGAATACGTTGACAACATCAACACAGAACCAGACTTTGAAGCTGCTATTGCTGCAGTGAAAGAACTGGACTAA
- the cysS gene encoding cysteine--tRNA ligase, with translation MIKIYDTMSRDLREFVPIEDGKVKMYVCGPTVYNYIHVGNARSTVAFDTVRRYFEYRGFEVNYISNFTDVDDKIINRAKEEGITPQEVADKYIAAFREDVTALGVKPATRHPRVVEFMEDIIRFVADLIEKGYAYESQGDVYFRVEKSHNYAKLANKSLEDLELGASGRTDEETARKENPVDFALWKSAKSGEISWDSPWGPGRPGWHIECSVMSTEILGDTIDIHGGGADLEFPHHTNEIAQSEAKTGKTFANYWMHNGFVNIDNVKMSKSLGNFITVHDALKTIDGQVLRFFFATQHYRKPINFTEKAVRDAETNLKYLKNTYEQPFTGNVDALELQDFKDKFVAAMDEDFNAANGITVVFEMAKWINSGNYDASVKEALAAMLEVFGIVFVEEVLNAEIEALIQKRQEARANRDFATADQIRDQLAAQGIKLLDTKDGVRWTRD, from the coding sequence ATGATTAAAATTTACGACACCATGTCTCGTGATTTGCGAGAATTTGTCCCAATCGAGGACGGTAAGGTTAAGATGTATGTCTGTGGGCCTACGGTCTACAACTATATCCACGTCGGCAATGCCCGCTCAACAGTAGCTTTTGACACTGTTCGCCGCTATTTTGAGTATCGGGGATTTGAGGTCAATTATATTTCCAATTTTACAGATGTAGATGATAAGATTATCAATCGCGCCAAGGAAGAAGGCATCACACCTCAGGAGGTTGCGGACAAGTACATCGCGGCCTTTCGTGAGGATGTGACGGCCTTGGGCGTGAAACCTGCGACTCGCCATCCGCGTGTGGTGGAGTTTATGGAGGACATCATTCGTTTTGTCGCTGACTTGATTGAAAAAGGTTATGCTTACGAGAGTCAAGGGGATGTTTACTTCCGTGTGGAAAAATCCCACAACTATGCTAAATTGGCTAATAAAAGCTTAGAAGACTTGGAGCTAGGTGCTTCAGGTCGTACCGATGAAGAAACAGCTCGTAAGGAAAATCCTGTAGACTTTGCCCTCTGGAAATCTGCCAAATCAGGCGAGATTTCTTGGGACAGTCCTTGGGGACCTGGTCGTCCAGGCTGGCATATCGAGTGTTCGGTTATGTCGACAGAGATTTTGGGCGATACCATTGATATCCACGGTGGTGGAGCCGATCTGGAGTTTCCGCATCATACCAATGAAATTGCCCAGTCAGAAGCTAAAACAGGTAAGACTTTTGCCAACTACTGGATGCACAATGGCTTTGTCAATATCGACAATGTCAAGATGTCCAAGTCCTTGGGCAACTTTATCACTGTCCATGATGCCCTCAAAACCATTGATGGACAAGTGCTTCGTTTCTTCTTTGCCACTCAGCATTACCGTAAACCAATCAACTTTACGGAAAAAGCAGTGCGTGATGCCGAGACAAATCTCAAGTATCTAAAGAACACTTACGAGCAACCATTTACTGGAAATGTAGATGCTCTAGAGTTACAAGACTTTAAAGATAAGTTTGTAGCGGCTATGGATGAGGACTTTAACGCTGCCAATGGTATCACAGTTGTTTTTGAAATGGCCAAATGGATCAATTCAGGCAACTATGATGCAAGTGTCAAGGAAGCTCTTGCGGCTATGTTAGAGGTCTTTGGTATTGTCTTTGTCGAGGAAGTTTTGAATGCAGAGATCGAAGCCTTGATTCAAAAACGCCAAGAAGCGCGTGCCAATCGTGACTTTGCAACAGCAGACCAAATCCGTGACCAATTAGCTGCTCAAGGAATTAAGCTACTGGATACCAAGGATGGAGTGAGGTGGACACGTGATTGA
- a CDS encoding ABC transporter ATP-binding protein, with protein MVELNLKNIYKKYPNSEHYSVEDFNLDIKDKEFIVFVGPSGCGKSTTLRMIAGLEDITEGTASIDGVVVNDVAPKDRDIAMVFQNYALYPHMTVYDNMAFGLKLRKYSKEDIDKRVQEAAAILGLKEFLDRKPADLSGGQRQRVAMGRAIVRDAKVFLMDEPLSNLDAKLRVSMRAEIAKIHRRIGATTIYVTHDQTEAMTLADRIVIMSATKNPAGTGTIGRVEQIGTPQEVYKNPVNKFVAGFIGSPAMNFINVKLVGSEIVSDGFRLKVPEGALKVLRDKGYEGKELIFGIRPEDVNAEPAFLETFPESVVKATISVSELLGSESHLYCQVGKDEFVAKVDARDYLQTGATVELGFDLNKAHFFDVETEKTVY; from the coding sequence ATGGTAGAATTAAATCTTAAAAACATTTACAAAAAATATCCAAACAGCGAACACTACTCAGTTGAAGATTTCAACTTGGACATTAAAGATAAGGAATTTATCGTTTTCGTAGGTCCTTCAGGATGTGGTAAATCAACAACTCTTCGTATGATTGCTGGTCTTGAAGATATCACAGAAGGTACTGCATCTATCGATGGCGTGGTTGTCAACGACGTAGCTCCAAAAGACCGTGACATCGCCATGGTATTCCAAAACTACGCTCTTTACCCACACATGACTGTATATGACAACATGGCTTTCGGTTTGAAATTGCGCAAATACAGCAAAGAAGACATCGACAAACGTGTGCAAGAAGCGGCAGCAATCCTTGGTTTGAAAGAGTTCTTGGATCGTAAACCTGCTGACCTTTCTGGTGGTCAACGTCAACGTGTTGCTATGGGTCGTGCTATCGTCCGTGATGCAAAAGTGTTCTTGATGGATGAACCTTTGTCTAACTTGGATGCCAAACTTCGTGTATCCATGCGTGCTGAAATTGCGAAAATCCACCGTCGTATCGGAGCTACAACTATCTACGTAACCCACGACCAAACAGAAGCGATGACACTTGCAGACCGTATCGTTATCATGTCAGCAACTAAGAACCCTGCTGGTACAGGTACTATCGGACGTGTTGAACAAATCGGTACCCCTCAAGAAGTTTACAAAAACCCAGTTAACAAATTTGTAGCAGGATTTATCGGAAGCCCAGCTATGAACTTCATCAATGTAAAATTGGTTGGTAGCGAAATTGTTTCTGACGGTTTCCGCTTGAAAGTTCCAGAAGGTGCTTTGAAAGTTCTTCGTGACAAAGGCTACGAAGGAAAAGAATTGATTTTCGGTATCCGTCCAGAAGATGTGAATGCAGAACCTGCTTTCCTTGAAACATTCCCAGAATCAGTTGTTAAAGCAACTATCTCTGTATCAGAATTGCTTGGTTCAGAATCTCACCTTTACTGCCAAGTCGGTAAAGACGAATTTGTTGCAAAAGTGGATGCTCGTGACTACTTGCAAACAGGTGCAACAGTTGAACTTGGATTCGACTTGAACAAAGCACACTTCTTCGATGTAGAAACTGAAAAAACAGTCTACTAA
- a CDS encoding RelA/SpoT family protein, whose product MPKEVNLTGDQVVALTKEYLTKEDVAFVQKALIYAVDCHSGQFRKSGEPYIIHPIQVAGILAKLKLDAVTVACGFLHDVVEDTDATLDDLEREFGHDVRIIVDGVTKLGKVEYKSLEEQLAENHRKMLMAMSEDIRVILVKLSDRLHNMRTLKHLRKDKQERISRETMEIYAPLAHRLGISSVKWELEDLSFRYLNPTEFYKITHMMKEKRREREALVDEVVTKLEDYATERNLKGKIYGRPKHIYSIYRKMQDKKKRFEEIYDLIAIRCILDTQSDVYAMLGYVHELWKPMPGRFKDYIANRKANGYQSIHTTVYGPKGPIEFQIRTKEMHEVAEYGVAAHWAYKKGIKGQVNSKESAIGMNWIKEMMELQDQADDAKEFVDSVKENYLAEEIYVFTPDGAVRSLPKDSGPIDFAYEIHTKVGEKATGAKVNGRMVPLTTKLKTGDQVEIITNPNSFGPSRDWLNMVKTSKARNKIRQFFKNQDKELSVNKGREMLMAQFQENGYVANKFMDKRHMDEVLQKTSYKTEEALYAAIGFGEIGAITVFNRLTEKERREEERAKAKAEAEELVKGGEVKVENKETLKVKHEGGVVIEGASGLLVRIAKCCNPVPGDDIVGYITKGRGVAIHRVDCMNLRAQENYEQRLLDVEWEDQFSSKEYTAHIDIYGLNRTGLLNDVLQVLSNTTKNISTVNAQPTKDMKFANIHVSFGISNLSTLTTVVDKIKSVPEVYSVKRTNG is encoded by the coding sequence ATGCCGAAAGAAGTGAATTTGACGGGCGATCAGGTAGTCGCTTTAACGAAAGAATATTTAACAAAGGAAGACGTTGCTTTTGTACAAAAAGCATTGATTTACGCAGTTGATTGTCATAGTGGGCAGTTTCGGAAATCAGGTGAGCCCTATATTATCCATCCCATTCAGGTAGCAGGAATTCTAGCTAAGCTCAAGCTGGATGCTGTAACAGTTGCCTGTGGTTTTTTGCATGACGTTGTTGAAGACACAGATGCGACACTGGATGATCTGGAGAGAGAGTTCGGTCATGATGTTCGGATTATCGTTGATGGGGTGACCAAGCTTGGTAAGGTTGAGTACAAATCACTCGAGGAACAATTGGCTGAAAATCACCGCAAGATGCTTATGGCCATGTCAGAGGATATCCGTGTTATCTTGGTTAAATTATCGGACCGTTTGCACAATATGCGGACTCTCAAACACCTGCGAAAGGACAAGCAAGAACGTATCTCCAGAGAAACCATGGAAATTTACGCACCACTTGCTCATCGTCTAGGGATTTCCAGTGTCAAGTGGGAGTTGGAAGATTTATCTTTCCGTTATCTCAATCCAACTGAGTTTTACAAGATCACCCACATGATGAAGGAAAAACGCAGAGAACGTGAGGCTCTGGTCGACGAAGTCGTAACCAAGTTGGAGGACTATGCTACCGAACGCAATCTCAAAGGGAAAATCTATGGTCGTCCTAAGCATATCTATTCGATCTACCGCAAGATGCAGGATAAGAAGAAACGCTTTGAGGAAATTTATGACCTGATTGCCATTCGCTGTATCTTAGATACCCAGAGTGATGTTTACGCTATGCTGGGTTATGTGCATGAACTTTGGAAACCTATGCCAGGTCGCTTCAAAGACTATATCGCCAATCGCAAGGCCAACGGTTACCAGTCTATCCATACGACTGTCTATGGACCAAAAGGGCCGATTGAATTCCAGATTCGGACTAAGGAAATGCATGAGGTGGCTGAGTACGGGGTTGCGGCTCACTGGGCTTATAAGAAAGGCATTAAAGGGCAGGTCAACAGCAAGGAATCAGCTATTGGAATGAACTGGATAAAGGAGATGATGGAGCTCCAAGACCAGGCTGATGATGCCAAGGAATTTGTGGACTCTGTTAAAGAAAACTATCTGGCGGAGGAGATTTACGTCTTTACTCCAGACGGTGCGGTTCGCTCCCTTCCAAAAGATTCAGGACCGATTGACTTTGCCTATGAAATCCATACCAAAGTCGGTGAAAAAGCGACAGGTGCCAAGGTCAATGGCCGTATGGTTCCACTGACAACCAAGCTCAAGACAGGGGATCAGGTTGAAATTATCACCAACCCCAACTCCTTTGGTCCGAGTCGTGACTGGCTCAACATGGTCAAGACCAGCAAGGCGCGCAACAAGATTCGTCAGTTCTTTAAAAATCAAGACAAGGAATTATCCGTTAACAAGGGCCGTGAAATGTTGATGGCCCAGTTCCAAGAAAACGGCTATGTAGCCAATAAGTTCATGGACAAGCGTCACATGGACGAGGTCCTTCAAAAGACCAGCTACAAGACAGAAGAGGCTCTCTACGCAGCCATTGGTTTTGGAGAAATTGGCGCTATTACGGTCTTTAACCGCTTGACCGAAAAGGAACGTCGTGAGGAAGAACGCGCCAAGGCCAAGGCGGAAGCAGAAGAGCTTGTCAAAGGTGGCGAAGTTAAGGTTGAAAATAAAGAAACCCTCAAGGTCAAGCATGAGGGTGGTGTGGTGATTGAAGGTGCCTCAGGACTCCTCGTTCGGATTGCCAAGTGTTGCAATCCAGTGCCGGGTGATGATATTGTTGGCTATATCACCAAGGGCCGTGGAGTGGCTATTCACCGTGTGGACTGTATGAATCTCCGTGCCCAAGAAAACTATGAGCAACGTCTCCTTGATGTGGAATGGGAAGATCAATTCTCAAGCAAGGAATACACTGCCCACATCGATATCTATGGTCTCAACCGTACAGGGCTTTTGAACGATGTTCTGCAAGTTCTCTCAAACACGACAAAGAATATCTCAACCGTTAATGCTCAACCAACTAAGGATATGAAATTTGCCAATATCCATGTCTCCTTTGGTATTTCCAACCTCTCTACACTGACCACAGTCGTGGACAAGATCAAGAGTGTGCCAGAGGTTTACTCCGTCAAACGGACCAACGGCTAA
- the dtd gene encoding D-aminoacyl-tRNA deacylase, with protein MKIIIQRVKKAQVSIEGQVHGRINQGLLLLVGVGPEDQEEDLDYAVRKLVNMRIFSDAEGKMNLSIKDIEGEILSISQFTLFADTKKGNRPAFTGAAKPDMAAAFYEAFNQKLAQEVPVQTGIFGADMQVELVNDGPVTIILDTKNR; from the coding sequence ATGAAAATTATTATCCAACGTGTTAAAAAAGCCCAAGTCAGTATCGAAGGTCAAGTTCATGGAAGGATTAATCAGGGACTCTTATTACTGGTTGGTGTTGGTCCAGAGGACCAAGAGGAAGATTTGGACTATGCTGTGAGAAAGCTCGTTAACATGCGGATTTTTTCAGACGCAGAAGGCAAGATGAATCTGTCTATCAAGGATATTGAGGGGGAAATCCTTTCTATTTCTCAGTTTACTCTCTTTGCGGATACCAAGAAAGGCAATCGTCCCGCCTTTACAGGAGCAGCCAAGCCGGATATGGCAGCTGCCTTCTATGAGGCTTTCAACCAAAAGCTGGCTCAGGAAGTACCTGTTCAGACAGGCATCTTTGGAGCGGATATGCAGGTGGAGCTGGTCAATGACGGACCGGTCACCATTATCCTTGATACAAAAAATAGATAA